From the genome of Fundulus heteroclitus isolate FHET01 chromosome 7, MU-UCD_Fhet_4.1, whole genome shotgun sequence, one region includes:
- the gja5a gene encoding gap junction alpha-5 protein gives MGDWTLLGNFLEEVQEHSTSVGKVWLTVLFIFRILVLGTAAESSWGDEQSDFLCDTQQPGCTNVCYDSAFPIAHIRYWVLQIVFVSTPSLIYMGHAMHTVRREEKKKRMEQEEREARRDDGEDLQKEKEYVQQESKKEFASEGTGRVRLKGALLRTYVLSILIRTVMEVTFIVVQYLIYGVFLKAMYLCTSWPCPNPVNCYMSRPTEKNVFIVFMLAVAGVSLLLSVLELYHLGWKCVRNYVRDQRSQKRNHRAVTVAVSAGLESTNHPQPSASCTPPPDFNHCLTAPGSMNPMASIASHPFNTRMALQQNSANLATERHHSCDNLEDEEDFLRVRYEPAVAELPNGFSPVLHSGFPKDKRRLSRTSGTSSRARQDDLAV, from the coding sequence ATGGGGGACTGGACTCTTCTGGGGAATTTCCTCGAAGAGGTCCAGGAGCACTCCACCTCAGTGGGGAAGGTGTGGCTCACCGTCCTGTTCATCTTCCGCATCCTGGTGCTGGGCACGGCGGCCGAGTCCTCCTGGGGCGACGAGCAGAGCGACTTCCTGTGCGACACTCAGCAGCCCGGCTGCACCAACGTGTGCTACGACAGCGCCTTCCCCATCGCCCACATCCGCTACTGGGTGCTGCAGATCGTGTTCGTCTCCACGCCCTCCCTCATCTACATGGGCCACGCCATGCACACGGTGCGcagggaggagaagaagaagaggatggagcaggaggagagggaggcgCGGCGGGACGACGGAGAAGACCTGCAGAAGGAGAAGGAATACGTCCAGCAGGAGAGCAAGAAGGAGTTCGCGTCGGAGGGGACCGGCCGCGTCCGCCTGAAAGGAGCCCTGCTCCGCACCTACGTCCTGAGCATCCTGATCCGGACAGTGATGGAGGTGACCTTCATAGTGGTGCAGTATCTGATCTACGGGGTGTTCCTCAAGGCCATGTACCTGTGCACGTCCTGGCCCTGCCCCAACCCCGTCAACTGCTACATGTCCCGGCCCACAGAGAAGAACGTCTTCATCGTCTTCATGCTGGCGGTAGCCGGCGTGTCGCTCCTGCTGTCTGTGCTGGAGCTCTACCACCTCGGCTGGAAGTGTGTGAGGAATTATGTCCGTGACCAGAGGTCGCAGAAGAGGAACCACAGAGCCGTGACTGTGGCGGTGTCAGCAGGCTTGGAGTCCACCAACCACCCCCAGCCTTCGGCCTCCTGTACCCCGCCCCCCGATTTCAACCACTGTCTGACAGCGCCGGGGTCCATGAACCCCATGGCCTCCATCGCCTCGCACCCGTTTAACACCAGGATGGCGCTGCAGCAGAACTCGGCCAACCTGGCAACCGAGCGGCACCACAGCTGTGACAAcctggaggatgaggaggactTCCTGAGGGTTAGGTATGAGCCGGCGGTGGCGGAGCTACCTAACGGCTTCTCGCCGGTTCTGCACTCGGGCTTCCCGAAGGACAAGCGGCGCCTGAGCAGGACCAGCGGCACCAGCAGCCGGGCGCGGCAGGACGACCTGGCGGTATAG